AGCCCTCACGCGGCTCGCGCCGCCAGAGCTGACGCTCCGCGAGATCCCCATCGGCAACCTGCCGCTGTACTCGTACGACTACGACGCGAACTATCCGCCGGAAGGGCGGGCACTCAAGGACGCCATCGCCGCCGTGGACGCGGTGCTCTTCGTGACGCCGGAGTACAATCGCTCGATCCCCGGGGCACTGAAGAACGCCATCGACTGGGCGAGCCGACCGTGGGGCGCGAACTCCTTCGCGCGCAAGCCGTCCGCGGTGATCGGCGCCTCGCCAGGCAAGATCGGCACGGCGGTTGGCCAGCAGCACGTCCGCAGCATCATGGCCTTCTGCAACTCGCCGATGTTCAACGCCATCGAGGCGTACATCGAGTTCACCCCGAACCTCGTCACCGACGACGGCGAGGTCACGGTAGTGTCGACGCGAGACTTCCTCGCGAGTTACATGAACGAGTTCCACAGCTACATCACGCGCGTGTACACGGCGATCCCACGTGCGAGCGGCTCGGCGCCCGCCGACGCGTCGTCATGAGCGACGAGCCGACGCCGGCCGGTACGCAGCGCGGCACGAGGGCATCGCGCACGATCCGGTCGATTCACCGCTGGAGGGAATATGGGCGCCACGTCAGCAGGGCGAGACACATACGCGACTCGCAACATGGAGCTCATGCAGACGCTCGACGATGCGTGGAACGCGCAGGACCTGAGAATCTTCGAGGCGCGACACCGCCGCGACGTGGTGGTCTCCTGGCCGGGCAAGCCGCCGACGCACGGCATCGAAGCGCACAATCAGGAAGCGCGTGACTTCTTCCGCGCGTTCCCCGACCAGCAGCTCGAGAATCGGCCCTATCGCGTGTTCTTCGCGTCGGGTGAGTGGACCTGCTCCATCGCACGATTCACCGGCACCTTCCGCGGGCCGATGCGGGGTCCGGATGGCAAGGACATCCCGCCGACGGGCAAGCGATTCGACGTGGAGTTCTGCACCGTCGCACGCTGGGGGGAGGACGGGCAGATCATCGAGGAGAATCTCTTCTACGACCTCGGAGGGTTCCTGCAGCAGATTGGCCTCGGCGGATAATGGGAGACGCAACGGACGCCCGGGGGGGACCGCCGGCCCCTCGGCGCTCGAGTACAGCGAGCTCCCCTGGTCTTCCCTCTGGCAGCGAGGCGTCGGCGTCCGCCCTTCGATGGCACTGACGGGCGCGGCGACAGGCGGCCCGCAGCGCTTCCAGCGAGGTCATCACCTTCCAGAGGGACGAGGTATGGGCGATCCAGGCGCGCATGCACGGCATACGCACGACGCGCACGACGCGCACGACGCGCACGACGCGCACGACGCGCACGACGCGCACGACGCGCACGACGCGCACGACGCGCACGCCGGCCATTCGGTGGCGATGTTCCGCGACAAGTTCTGGCTGTCGCTCGTGCTGACGCTCCCCACGCTCGCCTGGGGGCACATGCTCCAGAATGCGCTGGGCTACACCGCGCCGAGCGTTCCGGGGGCGCGGTACATCCCGCCGCTGTTCGGCACGGCGGTGTTCCTCTACGGCGGCCGGCCCTTTCTCCAGGGTGCCGCGCGCGAGATCCGCGACCGGCTGCCGGGCATGATGACGCTCATCGCGCTCGCGATCACGGTCGCCTTCGCGTTCAGCGCCGCCGTCCTTCTCGGCTTTCCCGGAATGCCGTTGTGGGAAGAGCTGGCGACGCTCGTCACCATCATGCTGCTCGGCCATTGGATGGAAATGCGCTCGATCAGTCAGGCGCAGGGGGCGCTTGGCGAACTGGCCAAGCTTCTCCCCGACGTCGCAACGCGCGTGCACGGCGAAGGCGCCGATGAGCAGTTCGAAGAGGTCGCCGTCGACGATCTCCGGATTGGCGACACGGTCCTTGTGCGACCGGGCGCGAGCATCCCGGCAGATGGCGTGGTGCGCGCAGGGCAGAGCAGTGTGAACGAGGCCATGATCACGGGAGAGTCGGCGCCCGTGCAC
Above is a window of Gemmatimonadetes bacterium SCN 70-22 DNA encoding:
- a CDS encoding ester cyclase, whose protein sequence is MGATSAGRDTYATRNMELMQTLDDAWNAQDLRIFEARHRRDVVVSWPGKPPTHGIEAHNQEARDFFRAFPDQQLENRPYRVFFASGEWTCSIARFTGTFRGPMRGPDGKDIPPTGKRFDVEFCTVARWGEDGQIIEENLFYDLGGFLQQIGLGG
- a CDS encoding ACP phosphodiesterase; translation: MTAFTVGFFVGSLAKASINRKLATALTRLAPPELTLREIPIGNLPLYSYDYDANYPPEGRALKDAIAAVDAVLFVTPEYNRSIPGALKNAIDWASRPWGANSFARKPSAVIGASPGKIGTAVGQQHVRSIMAFCNSPMFNAIEAYIEFTPNLVTDDGEVTVVSTRDFLASYMNEFHSYITRVYTAIPRASGSAPADASS